The Acidobacteriota bacterium genome includes a window with the following:
- a CDS encoding nuclear transport factor 2 family protein, whose amino-acid sequence MHRQHVSGWQQKDMLTLRGVYAEQAVVFEKVPPPRFSDFKTFENTLHQYFSQVHDITLLTDNIQIEFSGDVGWITSQYLMAYHAKGRLQRETGRWTEIYQRENGEWKLTHFHSSPDPFN is encoded by the coding sequence ATGCACCGGCAACATGTCAGCGGCTGGCAACAGAAGGACATGTTGACGTTGAGAGGCGTCTATGCCGAGCAGGCGGTGGTATTTGAGAAGGTTCCGCCTCCCCGTTTCTCCGATTTCAAGACATTTGAGAACACGCTTCATCAATATTTCAGTCAGGTCCACGACATAACGTTGCTAACCGACAATATCCAGATCGAGTTCAGCGGCGACGTCGGGTGGATCACTTCCCAGTATCTGATGGCGTATCACGCCAAGGGACGGCTCCAGCGGGAGACGGGCCGTTGGACCGAGATCTATCAGCGCGAGAACGGAGAATGGAAGCTCACTCATTTCCATTCCTCCCCTGACCCCTTCAATTGA
- the leuB gene encoding 3-isopropylmalate dehydrogenase, which translates to MTHVIAVLPGDGIGPEVIAAAVEVLEWCGRNHGLQLDIRTFPAGGTALERYGDPLPDFVLAACREADAVLVGAAGDSRFDSNPAPMRPEQALLRLRKELGLFTNLRPVKTHPSLLDTSPFKKSIIEDVDIMIVRELTGGIYFGEPRGSERRSGVRCAYNMEIYHDYEIERIARAAFQLARERRRLVTSVDKSNVMESSLLWRTVVEEVANDYPDVGLEHMLVDNCSMQLISRPRHFDVLLSTNLFGDILSDEAAVLAGSIGLLPSASLGAPAEGVRKGLYEPVHGTAPDIAGRGRANPLAAISSAALLFRYSLGRDDIARRIDSAVETCLHQGHRTADLARTGEESIGTRAMAEKVLEALAANPDSMS; encoded by the coding sequence ATGACCCACGTGATCGCCGTGCTGCCGGGGGACGGCATCGGTCCGGAGGTGATCGCCGCGGCCGTCGAAGTGCTGGAGTGGTGTGGACGCAACCACGGTCTGCAACTGGATATTCGCACCTTTCCGGCCGGAGGAACCGCCCTGGAGCGCTACGGGGACCCTCTGCCCGATTTTGTTCTCGCTGCCTGCAGGGAAGCGGATGCCGTACTGGTCGGGGCGGCGGGAGATTCCCGGTTCGACTCCAATCCCGCCCCGATGCGTCCCGAACAGGCTCTGCTTCGACTGCGCAAGGAGTTGGGGCTGTTCACCAATCTCCGGCCCGTCAAGACCCATCCGTCTCTCCTGGATACTTCGCCGTTCAAGAAATCGATCATCGAAGACGTCGACATCATGATCGTTCGAGAGCTGACGGGCGGGATCTATTTCGGTGAGCCGCGGGGCAGCGAGCGGCGTTCGGGCGTCCGGTGCGCCTACAACATGGAGATCTACCACGACTACGAGATCGAACGGATCGCCCGGGCCGCCTTTCAACTGGCCCGGGAACGGCGCCGCCTCGTCACCAGCGTGGACAAGTCCAACGTCATGGAGAGCTCGCTGCTCTGGCGCACGGTGGTGGAGGAGGTCGCAAACGACTACCCGGATGTGGGTTTGGAGCACATGCTGGTGGACAACTGTTCCATGCAGTTGATCTCGCGGCCCAGGCATTTCGACGTGCTTCTTTCCACGAACCTGTTCGGGGACATCCTCAGTGATGAGGCGGCGGTGCTGGCCGGGTCCATCGGCCTGCTGCCGTCCGCCAGTCTGGGGGCTCCGGCGGAGGGGGTCCGGAAGGGGCTCTACGAGCCGGTCCATGGCACGGCGCCGGACATTGCCGGAAGAGGACGGGCGAACCCCTTGGCCGCCATCTCCAGTGCGGCGCTCCTGTTCCGTTATTCCCTGGGACGGGATGACATCGCCCGCCGGATCGATTCGGCGGTGGAGACGTGCCTGCACCAGGGCCACCGGACCGCCGACCTGGCGCGGACCGGAGAAGAGTCCATCGGGACCCGGGCCATGGCCGAAAAAGTATTGGAGGCACTGGCGGCGAACCCGGACTCGATGAGCTGA
- a CDS encoding metal-dependent transcriptional regulator: MAAKTTPVISRAMEDYLKAIYELAAGDSLVTTSRVAAAMSCRPASVTNMVQRLSDLKLVEYQRYKGVRLTPAGTRIALEIIRHHRLLELYLSEVLGYTWDKVHEEADLLEHVISEEFEEKIDQALGYPRKDPHGDPIPTKKGEIDLERVGRLWDMVAGQETRVRRVRDKDPNVLRHLASIGIFPDVKLDLVRRDPFNGPVYVRVNGVEHGLSEELARQIFVSLP; the protein is encoded by the coding sequence ATGGCAGCCAAGACGACACCGGTGATCAGCCGTGCAATGGAAGATTACCTCAAGGCCATCTACGAGTTGGCCGCCGGAGACTCGCTGGTCACGACCTCCAGGGTCGCCGCCGCCATGTCATGCCGGCCGGCCAGCGTGACCAACATGGTCCAGCGCCTTTCCGACCTGAAGCTGGTGGAATACCAGCGCTACAAGGGAGTCCGCCTGACTCCGGCCGGAACCCGGATCGCGCTCGAGATCATCCGGCACCACCGGCTGCTGGAACTGTACCTGTCCGAGGTCCTGGGCTACACCTGGGACAAGGTGCACGAGGAAGCGGATCTCCTGGAACACGTCATTTCCGAGGAGTTCGAAGAGAAGATCGACCAGGCGCTGGGATACCCGCGCAAGGACCCCCACGGCGATCCCATTCCCACCAAGAAAGGCGAGATCGACCTGGAACGGGTGGGAAGGCTCTGGGACATGGTCGCCGGCCAGGAAACCCGGGTGCGGAGGGTCCGCGACAAGGACCCCAACGTCCTGCGCCACCTGGCCTCCATCGGCATCTTCCCCGACGTCAAGCTGGACCTGGTGAGGCGGGACCCTTTCAACGGACCCGTCTATGTCCGGGTCAATGGAGTCGAGCACGGACTCAGCGAGGAACTGGCGCGCCAGATCTTCGTCAGCCTGCCATGA
- a CDS encoding long-chain-fatty-acid--CoA ligase encodes MPLTPLRFLYRARDQFGSKAGIVDAGRSWTYREFSRRCHRLAAILSSWRLPAGSRVALLSYNQHPLLEAYYGVPLAGCILLPLNTRLRAADFRHILNDAGARVLIFHPDFLPVVEEIRRDLNSVRRFLLLEPGPSLDWVEPGSYRRLMETGECAPDRDIAGVDEEDVAEMFYTSGTTALPKGVMLTHRNLYLHALEVSLALGIREEDTQLHTIPLFHVNGWGTPQFLTCLGGRHVLMKRFHPGDAYRLIQEHGVTFFFLVPTMAISLLNHSERDRFDTSSVRLINLGGAAANPRLVEQLEAAFDCRCVAGYGLTECSPVVTLSFPKSHLAVQGERRLAVQSMTGYPIPGVELALLDGQGRSLPWNGSDLGEIAIRGDGVMKGYWGQAEPEAAAGNWFRTGDLATIDPDGYVQIVDRKKDIIVSGGENISSLEVERVLLTHPGVLECAVIPVPDEHWGEIPKAVVVPRTPDCVTPKALVSYCRRRLASFKVPRIVELVPGLPKGGTGKILKRELRKRG; translated from the coding sequence GTGCCGCTCACTCCGCTGCGGTTTCTCTACCGCGCCAGGGACCAATTCGGTTCCAAAGCCGGCATCGTCGACGCCGGGCGAAGCTGGACCTACCGCGAGTTTTCCCGGCGCTGCCATCGCTTGGCCGCCATCCTCTCCTCCTGGCGGCTCCCCGCCGGCTCCCGGGTCGCTCTCCTCTCATACAACCAGCACCCGCTCCTGGAAGCCTATTACGGAGTCCCCTTGGCCGGCTGCATCCTCCTCCCTCTGAACACCCGTCTCCGGGCCGCCGACTTCCGCCACATCCTCAACGACGCGGGGGCTCGGGTCCTCATCTTCCATCCTGACTTTCTCCCCGTCGTGGAGGAGATTCGCCGCGACCTCAACAGCGTTCGGCGTTTCCTGCTCCTGGAGCCCGGTCCGTCCCTCGACTGGGTCGAGCCCGGCTCCTACCGGCGCCTGATGGAAACCGGCGAGTGCGCGCCGGACCGGGACATTGCCGGAGTCGACGAAGAGGACGTCGCCGAGATGTTCTACACCTCGGGCACGACGGCTCTACCCAAGGGGGTCATGCTCACCCATCGCAACCTCTACCTTCATGCGCTGGAGGTGTCCCTGGCATTGGGTATCCGGGAAGAGGACACCCAACTGCACACCATCCCCCTGTTCCACGTGAACGGTTGGGGGACGCCCCAGTTCCTGACCTGCCTGGGAGGACGGCACGTCCTCATGAAGCGCTTCCATCCCGGCGACGCGTACCGCCTGATCCAGGAACATGGCGTCACGTTCTTTTTCCTGGTGCCGACCATGGCCATTTCGCTCCTGAACCATTCCGAACGGGATCGGTTCGACACCTCTTCGGTCCGGTTGATCAACCTGGGGGGAGCAGCCGCCAATCCCCGGCTCGTGGAGCAATTGGAAGCGGCCTTCGACTGCCGGTGCGTCGCCGGCTATGGCCTCACGGAATGCTCTCCCGTGGTGACGCTCTCGTTTCCCAAGAGCCATCTCGCGGTCCAGGGCGAGCGCCGCCTTGCCGTCCAGTCCATGACCGGCTACCCCATTCCCGGCGTGGAACTGGCGCTGCTGGACGGGCAGGGCCGTTCCCTTCCCTGGAACGGCAGCGATCTGGGGGAGATCGCCATCCGGGGCGACGGCGTCATGAAGGGCTATTGGGGACAGGCGGAGCCGGAGGCGGCGGCCGGGAACTGGTTTCGGACCGGCGACCTGGCCACCATCGACCCGGACGGCTACGTTCAGATCGTCGATCGAAAGAAGGACATCATCGTCAGCGGCGGCGAGAACATCTCCAGCCTGGAGGTGGAACGGGTGCTTCTGACCCATCCCGGCGTCCTGGAATGCGCCGTGATACCGGTTCCCGACGAGCACTGGGGAGAGATCCCCAAGGCGGTGGTCGTCCCGAGAACGCCGGACTGTGTCACTCCGAAGGCGCTCGTCTCCTATTGCCGGCGCCGGCTGGCCTCCTTCAAGGTCCCCCGGATCGTCGAACTCGTGCCCGGCCTGCCCAAGGGAGGAACCGGCAAGATACTGAAGCGGGAACTCAGAAAGCGCGGCTGA